In Pedobacter sp. WC2423, the following are encoded in one genomic region:
- a CDS encoding SusC/RagA family TonB-linked outer membrane protein, with product MKAKNEHYHGSGKRIWILLLFLLPCQLYAQNTVTVKGTVSDVKDGTTLVGVSIKEKGTSNVVSTDTKGGYSLKVKNAAAVLVFSYIGYQSQEIALNGSASLDVKLSVESTGLDEVVVVGYGTQKRGEVTSSIATVKAEDFTKGTVRDAGQLIQGKVAGLRITTPSGDPAGSTQINLRGLNSINGTSEPLILIDGIPGSLNTVAPEDIEAIDVLKDGSAAAIYGTRATGGVILITTRKNPTGSKSTIEYTNYANIQKIAKKPEMLTADDYRRLNSQGAKYTDYGGNTNWLDEILQNPVSQNHNLSIFGGNSATNFSGSVNYRDWEGIFLRTGQKRLTVRAALNHSMFDDKLKTNITVINRSITSSQGGADGYAYRQAIIRNPTDHIYNDKGKWQERDIYFYDNPLSRINEATNDAILRQTRISGSLDYRPVKELSLKLLASNIQNNNLYGSSTTFEHVNTTKSKLNGTASRSTDSGNENLVEFTANYTKSIGLHNFSVLGGYSWQDAVSENFYAYNFDFPTDTYSYNNLQTGAGLKQGKADMTSDKSKWQLAGFFSRLTYNWNEKYLFMASIRREGSSKFGANYHWGSFPAASVGWRITKEDFMQHIPEISDLKLRAGYGVTGTIANNPYQSQTSYKYDYAEGAFIDGKWVPGFVPARNFNPDLRWEKKKEYNAGLDFGLFKNRITGSLDYYNRTVEDLIYNFSVPMPPYLTNSMLINAGTMKNSGFEALINVKAIDSKLLKWNSSITYSTNKNKLVNLSNDKFDVTVGFFDAGYTGEPIQTNTHRVKVGGPIGQFFVLKSVGVDDNGKWLVENKDGKVIPISQSTADDRQYYGNGIPKYLLGWNNSFKIKNFDLEVNVRGAFGHDVLNMQRMYYENPVNKAYNALKTSYDPKYGKTLNNDLVYVSDYIEKGDYIKIDNVTLGYTFPDQLIKGIKNLRIYVSALNLFTITKYKGLDPEAVSYSGDFTFAPGIENRDAYPTTKTFTTGISVSF from the coding sequence ATGAAAGCAAAAAATGAGCATTATCATGGCTCTGGCAAGAGAATTTGGATTCTTTTGCTCTTCCTCCTTCCCTGTCAGCTGTATGCTCAAAATACAGTTACAGTAAAAGGAACTGTATCAGACGTAAAAGATGGAACTACATTAGTTGGGGTTTCTATTAAAGAGAAAGGTACTTCAAATGTGGTCAGCACAGATACTAAAGGTGGTTATAGCCTGAAAGTAAAAAATGCCGCTGCAGTACTTGTCTTTTCTTACATTGGTTATCAATCGCAGGAGATTGCTTTAAATGGCAGCGCAAGCCTGGACGTGAAACTCAGTGTAGAAAGTACCGGACTGGACGAAGTAGTGGTGGTAGGTTATGGTACCCAGAAAAGAGGTGAGGTGACCAGTTCTATTGCGACTGTAAAGGCAGAAGATTTTACCAAAGGAACGGTAAGAGATGCCGGTCAGCTGATCCAGGGAAAAGTGGCTGGATTAAGAATCACTACCCCTTCCGGAGATCCTGCAGGCAGTACACAAATCAATCTGAGAGGTCTGAACTCTATTAACGGGACATCAGAGCCGTTGATTTTGATTGATGGAATTCCAGGATCACTTAATACTGTTGCACCAGAAGATATTGAAGCGATAGATGTCTTAAAAGATGGCTCGGCTGCAGCGATCTATGGAACCAGAGCAACTGGCGGAGTAATCTTAATCACCACCAGAAAGAATCCCACCGGATCTAAGTCGACTATTGAATATACCAACTATGCAAACATTCAAAAGATTGCCAAAAAGCCGGAAATGCTCACGGCTGACGATTATCGCCGTTTAAATAGCCAGGGTGCTAAATATACAGACTATGGTGGCAACACAAACTGGCTGGATGAGATCCTGCAAAACCCGGTGAGTCAGAATCATAATCTGAGCATTTTTGGTGGTAATTCTGCGACTAATTTTAGCGGTTCTGTAAACTATCGTGACTGGGAAGGCATATTTCTGCGCACGGGACAAAAACGCTTAACTGTACGCGCAGCGTTGAACCACTCTATGTTTGACGATAAGCTAAAAACAAATATTACGGTAATCAACCGCAGCATTACTTCTTCCCAGGGGGGAGCGGATGGTTATGCTTATCGCCAGGCCATTATCCGTAATCCAACTGATCATATCTATAATGACAAGGGAAAGTGGCAGGAAAGGGATATCTATTTTTATGATAACCCTTTATCCAGAATTAATGAGGCAACCAATGATGCAATACTGAGACAGACAAGGATCAGCGGAAGCCTGGATTACAGGCCTGTTAAAGAACTGAGCTTAAAATTACTGGCTTCTAATATTCAAAATAATAATCTATATGGTAGCAGCACTACATTTGAACATGTAAATACGACCAAATCAAAATTAAATGGCACGGCTTCCCGTTCCACAGATTCTGGTAATGAAAACCTTGTGGAATTTACGGCTAATTATACCAAAAGTATAGGTCTCCATAATTTTAGTGTACTTGGCGGATATAGCTGGCAGGATGCGGTTAGTGAAAATTTTTACGCTTACAACTTCGATTTTCCAACAGATACCTATAGTTATAACAACCTGCAAACAGGAGCTGGACTTAAACAAGGCAAAGCCGATATGACCAGTGATAAAAGTAAATGGCAGCTGGCCGGTTTTTTTAGCCGGTTAACCTATAACTGGAATGAAAAATATTTGTTTATGGCAAGTATCAGAAGAGAAGGGTCCTCTAAATTTGGGGCCAATTATCACTGGGGCTCGTTTCCGGCGGCTTCAGTGGGCTGGCGTATAACTAAGGAAGATTTTATGCAGCATATTCCTGAAATTTCAGATTTGAAGTTAAGGGCTGGCTATGGGGTAACGGGTACAATTGCCAATAATCCTTATCAATCACAAACCAGTTACAAGTATGATTATGCAGAGGGTGCTTTTATTGATGGTAAATGGGTACCGGGGTTTGTTCCTGCAAGAAATTTTAACCCTGACCTGAGATGGGAAAAGAAGAAAGAATACAATGCAGGTCTGGACTTTGGTTTATTTAAAAACAGGATTACAGGATCATTGGATTATTATAACCGGACAGTGGAAGATCTGATCTATAATTTTAGTGTACCAATGCCTCCTTATCTAACTAATAGTATGCTAATTAATGCCGGCACCATGAAAAATTCAGGTTTCGAAGCGCTGATCAATGTAAAAGCGATAGACAGTAAACTTTTAAAATGGAATTCAAGCATTACCTATTCTACCAATAAGAACAAACTTGTCAATTTGTCCAATGACAAATTTGATGTAACTGTAGGATTTTTCGATGCAGGTTATACTGGTGAGCCTATACAAACCAATACGCACCGTGTAAAGGTAGGTGGCCCTATCGGGCAGTTTTTCGTGCTTAAAAGTGTAGGGGTAGACGACAATGGAAAATGGCTGGTAGAAAATAAGGATGGCAAAGTCATTCCAATTTCTCAGTCCACAGCAGATGACCGTCAGTATTATGGGAATGGAATCCCTAAATATCTGTTGGGATGGAACAACTCTTTTAAAATCAAAAATTTCGATCTGGAGGTCAATGTCAGGGGTGCTTTTGGTCACGATGTACTGAATATGCAGCGGATGTATTATGAGAACCCGGTCAACAAAGCGTACAATGCTTTGAAAACATCTTATGATCCTAAATATGGAAAAACGCTGAACAACGATTTGGTTTATGTAAGCGACTATATTGAAAAGGGAGATTATATCAAAATTGATAACGTTACACTGGGTTACACTTTTCCAGACCAACTGATTAAAGGCATCAAAAACCTCAGGATATATGTTTCTGCATTGAATCTGTTTACAATAACCAAATATAAAGGGCTGGACCCGGAAGCTGTGAGTTACTCCGGCGATTTTACTTTTGCTCCGGGTATTGAAAACAGAGATGCTTATCCTACCACAAAAACATTCACCACAGGCATCAGTGTCTCTTTTTAA